In one window of Bemisia tabaci chromosome 6, PGI_BMITA_v3 DNA:
- the LOC109044337 gene encoding LETM1 domain-containing protein 1 yields the protein MSIFVRSSTRKLETLTCNRWLIRRRGKHDNPKIDNRTSNSKESKFSTPNVKSSINEYALSKFSKYVSGFADVLEKKFPAAMKVYRIFTVGTKDFVQDFKEYYKINRRVSYSGLKILRRKELELYFTMPRNIIQLTPVILFTPVPFSNYLVFPLALMFPKYLLTSHYWSLQQRAKFALEDHKQRLQNFEPVFNCLQGRTSELDCDERLKKTWLSVLGDIGSGLQPPVQELIQCSILFSKPPYHLKNLKSSHLKHLLKVHNMHSGWRKRARLARRAEIIQLMDAAIKKEGGAENLTFDELKWACFLRGLNPVNVKNEELVQWLNQWVQLSEKVDEKTYSLLLHYPILLAYNHPSNWFLLKS from the exons ATGTCCATTTTCGTTCGCTCCAGTACGAGAAAGTTAGAAACATTGACGTGCAATCGGTGGCTGATTCGACGGAG GGGCAAGCATGATAACCCGAAAATTGACAATCGTACCTCGAATTCCAAGGAGTCAAAATTCTCAACACCAAATGTTAAAAGCTCCATCAACGAATATGCTTTATCAAAGTTCTCCAAGTATGTCAGTGGATTTGCCGACGTGttggagaaaaaatttcctGCTGCGATGAAGGTGTATAGGATTTTTACAGTAGGCACCAAG GATTTTGTGCAAGATTTTAAGGAGTATTACAAGATAAATCGACGAGTTTCTTACTCAGGCTTGAAAATATTACGGAGGAAAGAGTTAGAGCTGTATTTCACAATGCCAAGGAATATAATTCAACTGACACCTGTTATACTGTTCACTCCAGTTCCGTTTTCCAACTACTTAGTTTTTCCTCTAGC GTTAATGTTTCCGAAGTATCTCCTCACATCACACTATTGGTCCCTGCAGCAGCGAGCCAAGTTTGCATTAGAAGATCACAAACAGCGGTTACAGAATTTCGAACCAGTTTTCAA TTGTTTGCAAGGACGTACATCTGAACTGGACTGTGATGAGAGGTTGAAAAAAACATGGCTCAGTGTGTTAGGGGATATTGGAAGTGGACTGCAGCCTCCGGTTCAAGAATTGATCCAGTGTTCAATCCTTTTCTCCAAACCTccatatcatttaaaaaatctaaaatctagTCATCTG AAACATTTGTTAAAAGTGCACAATATGCACTCTGGATGGCGCAAAAGAGCCCGTTTGGCAAGGCGAGCAGAAATTATCCAACTTATGGACGCAGCCATTAAGAAAGAAGGAGGAGCAGAGAACTTAACTTTTGATGAACTTAAATGG GCATGTTTCTTGCGCGGCTTGAATCCTGTCAACGTGAAAAATGAAGAACTGGTTCAGTGGCTCAACCAGTGGGTCCAACTGAGTGAAAAGGTTGATGAGAAAACTTACAGCCTCCTTCTGCACTATCCTATTCTTCTCGCGTACAACCACCCTTCCAACTGGTTCTTGTTAAAATCGTGA